In one window of Bradyrhizobium sp. AZCC 1721 DNA:
- a CDS encoding NAD-dependent epimerase/dehydratase family protein, with translation MTVLVTGSSGHLGEALMRTLQAQRRKAVGIDVLPGVFTHHVGSITDRAFVRRCMKGVTTVLHAATLHKPHVATHSRQEFIDVNITGTLCLLEEAIAAGVTTLVYTSTTSVFGEALVPPPGEPAAWITEDVAAVPKNIYGVTKAAAEDLCQLFARNHALRNIVLRTSRFFPEEDDNRATREAYTDANIKTNEFLYRRVDIEDVVSAHLMAADRAPSVGFAKYIISATTPFSPNDTAELRSDAPRVVRRYVPEFEAEFARRGWTMIPGIDRVYVNDRARAELGWQPRHDFRALIARLRAGEDIRSSLAREVGSKGYHDRVFREGPYPVE, from the coding sequence GTGACCGTACTGGTGACCGGCAGTTCCGGCCATCTCGGCGAGGCGCTGATGCGTACGCTACAGGCGCAGCGGCGCAAGGCCGTCGGTATTGACGTTCTGCCCGGCGTGTTTACGCATCACGTAGGCTCGATCACTGACCGCGCTTTCGTGCGCCGTTGCATGAAGGGCGTGACGACCGTGCTGCACGCCGCGACGCTGCACAAGCCGCATGTGGCGACCCACAGCCGCCAGGAGTTTATCGACGTCAACATCACCGGCACGCTCTGTTTGCTCGAAGAAGCCATCGCAGCCGGCGTCACGACGCTCGTCTACACCAGCACCACAAGCGTCTTCGGCGAGGCGCTGGTGCCACCGCCGGGCGAGCCGGCGGCCTGGATCACCGAAGACGTCGCGGCCGTGCCGAAAAATATCTATGGCGTCACCAAGGCCGCCGCGGAGGATCTGTGCCAGCTCTTTGCGCGCAATCACGCGCTTCGCAACATCGTGCTGCGTACCTCGCGTTTCTTCCCTGAAGAGGATGACAATCGCGCGACACGCGAGGCCTACACCGACGCCAACATCAAGACCAACGAGTTCCTCTATCGGCGCGTCGATATCGAAGACGTGGTCAGCGCGCATCTGATGGCGGCCGACCGCGCGCCATCGGTCGGTTTCGCCAAATACATCATCAGCGCCACCACGCCATTCTCACCGAACGACACGGCGGAACTGCGCAGCGACGCGCCGCGTGTGGTCCGCCGTTACGTGCCGGAGTTTGAGGCCGAATTTGCGCGGCGCGGCTGGACGATGATTCCAGGCATCGATCGCGTCTACGTCAACGACCGCGCACGAGCCGAACTCGGCTGGCAACCGCGCCATGATTTCCGCGCGCTGATTGCGCGGCTGCGGGCCGGCGAGGATATCCG
- a CDS encoding glycosyltransferase family 39 protein, which produces MSSITTSALDTPARRSMERTCDDLAIFALAVVTLVAGLTFRDYGLGWDDYTHAEYADLLLRMYGSGFKDTGALSFANLYMYGGGFDMAAALLHKVIPLELFETRRLLGAVVGLIGLAVTWRLARRVGGPLAGLATLLLLALCPTFYGHMFMNPKDAPFAVSMVILILGLVRLAEEYPAPSPRTILIIGLGAGLSIGCRILGGLAVVYAMVGFVPLLIEDVRKQGPREAIRRFAHVVYVLVPGLVFGYLIMGLVWPWSIMEPGHPFQALTYFSHFFEKPWKEMFDGALVSVPDMPWSYLPTLFALQLPEILLALLIGGVVGTFMSLSRADIAARRKTILLMLTLAATLPLVIAMVKRPALYNGIRHFIFVVPPMTVLAGVAFAWGMKWLKQNRRSWQPAALAVFSFGLLLPLSEMIRLHPYEYTHFNHIAGTVRGADKMFMLDYWGLALKQASDGLREELVERQEFPPLGRKWKVAVCGPQRPAQVALGPDFTIGWDSQSADFAMTLGEFYCKGLTAPVMVEIKRDDVVFARVYDIRGRAISTLLAIPAP; this is translated from the coding sequence ATGTCATCCATTACAACTTCTGCTCTCGATACGCCTGCGCGGCGCTCGATGGAGCGGACCTGTGATGACCTCGCCATCTTCGCGTTGGCCGTTGTCACGCTCGTTGCTGGCCTGACCTTCCGCGACTATGGGCTGGGCTGGGACGACTACACGCACGCCGAATATGCCGATCTGCTGCTGCGGATGTACGGTTCCGGCTTCAAGGACACCGGCGCGCTGTCGTTCGCCAATCTCTACATGTATGGCGGTGGCTTCGACATGGCGGCCGCCCTGCTGCACAAGGTCATTCCGCTCGAATTGTTCGAAACGCGCCGCCTGCTCGGCGCCGTCGTCGGCCTGATCGGCCTTGCCGTGACCTGGCGGCTGGCGCGGCGTGTCGGCGGCCCGCTTGCCGGGCTCGCGACGCTGCTGCTGCTGGCGCTGTGCCCGACCTTTTACGGACACATGTTCATGAACCCGAAGGACGCGCCGTTTGCCGTCTCGATGGTGATCCTGATCCTGGGTCTGGTGCGCCTCGCCGAGGAGTATCCCGCGCCCTCACCGCGTACCATCCTGATCATAGGCCTCGGCGCCGGTCTCTCGATCGGCTGCCGGATTCTCGGTGGGCTGGCGGTAGTCTATGCAATGGTGGGCTTCGTCCCGCTGTTGATCGAGGACGTTCGCAAGCAAGGCCCGCGCGAGGCGATACGCCGCTTCGCCCATGTCGTGTACGTCCTGGTCCCGGGGCTCGTGTTCGGATACCTGATCATGGGCCTGGTGTGGCCGTGGTCGATCATGGAGCCTGGCCATCCGTTCCAGGCGCTGACCTATTTCTCGCATTTCTTCGAAAAGCCCTGGAAGGAAATGTTCGACGGCGCGCTGGTCTCGGTGCCCGACATGCCGTGGTCATATCTGCCGACGCTGTTCGCGCTGCAGCTTCCCGAGATATTGCTCGCGCTTCTGATTGGCGGTGTCGTCGGCACTTTCATGTCGCTGTCGCGCGCTGATATAGCTGCCCGCCGCAAGACCATCCTGTTGATGCTGACGCTGGCGGCGACACTGCCGCTGGTGATCGCGATGGTAAAGCGGCCGGCGCTCTACAACGGCATCCGGCATTTCATCTTCGTCGTCCCGCCGATGACGGTGCTTGCGGGCGTCGCGTTCGCCTGGGGAATGAAATGGCTGAAGCAAAATCGCCGCAGTTGGCAGCCCGCCGCGCTTGCGGTGTTCTCGTTCGGTTTGCTGCTGCCACTCAGCGAGATGATCCGCCTGCACCCTTATGAATACACTCATTTCAATCACATTGCCGGCACGGTTCGCGGCGCCGACAAGATGTTTATGCTGGATTACTGGGGGCTGGCGCTGAAGCAGGCTTCCGACGGCCTGCGCGAGGAGTTGGTCGAACGGCAGGAATTTCCTCCGCTGGGACGCAAGTGGAAGGTCGCGGTGTGCGGCCCGCAGCGTCCGGCGCAGGTGGCGCTCGGCCCGGACTTCACGATCGGCTGGGACAGCCAGTCGGCCGACTTCGCGATGACGCTGGGCGAGTTCTACTGCAAGGGCCTCACTGCGCCGGTCATGGTGGAAATCAAGCGCGACGACGTCGTGTTCGCGCGCGTCTACGACATCCGCGGCCGCGCCATCTCGACGCTGTTGGCTATTCCGGCGCCCTGA
- a CDS encoding DUF308 domain-containing protein, with product MMVVMLVAGIGLVLAGLLAIGFGIPIKEFSTGNTLIIAGVIGVCAGAIMLALWIAVRELKNVARRLGASMAEARGEAAVRPVLPAAATRDSAPFGGGFPAAELPAGPGPFSPTAPPPFSSAAPPPWQNEAVLRDHPIPEPTHPEPPPSAPKPKRNLLFSSTSRRERERAQGRASEPLPPDLLSSDLRSNPPAVPPVEPDEPPRASFENAWPKAERAKSSEHPLQRRGGRTPPAPAEANGGPPRTEDQPAVTVLKSGVVDGMAYSLYSDGSIEAQMPEGMMRFASIDELRAHLDQRS from the coding sequence ATGATGGTTGTTATGTTGGTCGCCGGGATCGGCCTCGTTTTGGCGGGGCTGCTGGCGATCGGCTTCGGGATCCCGATCAAGGAATTCAGCACCGGCAACACGCTCATCATCGCCGGCGTGATAGGCGTCTGCGCCGGTGCGATCATGCTCGCGCTCTGGATAGCGGTCCGGGAACTGAAGAACGTTGCGCGGCGGCTCGGCGCTAGTATGGCTGAAGCGCGCGGCGAGGCCGCGGTGCGGCCGGTGCTTCCTGCTGCCGCGACGCGGGATTCCGCTCCCTTCGGCGGCGGTTTCCCGGCCGCCGAACTGCCCGCTGGTCCCGGACCGTTCTCCCCAACGGCACCGCCGCCTTTCTCGTCAGCGGCGCCGCCGCCTTGGCAGAACGAGGCTGTCCTGCGGGATCACCCGATCCCGGAGCCGACCCACCCCGAACCGCCACCATCGGCTCCGAAACCGAAGCGCAATTTGCTGTTTTCATCGACGTCACGAAGGGAGCGCGAGCGCGCGCAGGGGCGCGCCAGTGAGCCGCTGCCGCCGGATCTTTTGTCATCGGACCTTCGTTCCAATCCACCCGCCGTGCCGCCGGTCGAGCCGGACGAACCGCCGCGGGCGTCGTTCGAGAATGCCTGGCCGAAAGCGGAACGCGCAAAATCCAGCGAACACCCGCTGCAGCGCCGCGGCGGCCGCACACCCCCGGCACCCGCGGAAGCCAATGGTGGACCGCCGCGCACGGAGGATCAGCCGGCGGTGACCGTGCTGAAGTCCGGTGTCGTCGATGGCATGGCCTACTCCCTCTACTCCGACGGTTCGATCGAGGCCCAGATGCCGGAGGGGATGATGCGCTTCGCCTCGATCGACGAACTGCGCGCGCATCTCGATCAGCGGTCCTGA
- a CDS encoding MucR family transcriptional regulator, translating into MTDPAGKTPVELTANIVSAYLSNNPTQASEIPNLISQVHAALMRVSSGRPETPLEPAKPAVSVKKSMTPEYLVCLEDGKRFKSLKRHLRTQYNMTPEQYRDKWGLPPDYPMVAPNYAVARSQLAKKMGLGQQARKRK; encoded by the coding sequence ATGACCGATCCCGCAGGCAAGACGCCCGTCGAACTGACCGCCAATATCGTATCGGCCTATCTCAGCAATAATCCGACCCAGGCCTCGGAAATCCCGAACCTGATCAGCCAGGTCCACGCCGCGCTGATGCGGGTGTCGAGCGGCCGGCCCGAGACCCCGCTAGAGCCAGCCAAGCCGGCCGTGTCGGTGAAGAAGTCGATGACGCCGGAATATCTGGTCTGTCTGGAGGACGGCAAGCGCTTCAAGTCGCTGAAGCGCCATCTGCGCACGCAGTACAACATGACGCCGGAGCAATACCGCGACAAATGGGGGCTGCCGCCGGATTATCCCATGGTGGCGCCTAACTACGCGGTGGCGCGTTCGCAACTTGCCAAGAAGATGGGACTTGGCCAGCAGGCGCGGAAGCGGAAGTAA
- a CDS encoding SufE family protein: MTIDEIRDNFELLDEWDDRYRYVIELGRTLDPMPEAEHSAENKVNGCVSQVWLSRQIDRSGNGEPRLKYLGDSDAHIVRGLIAILLTLYSGRTPQHILSTDALAVFDEFGFREHLTPQRSNGLRSMVERIRSDAREALAAAS, translated from the coding sequence ATGACGATCGACGAGATCAGGGACAATTTCGAACTGCTTGACGAGTGGGACGACCGCTACCGGTACGTCATCGAACTCGGCCGCACGCTCGACCCGATGCCGGAGGCCGAGCATTCCGCCGAGAACAAGGTCAATGGCTGCGTCAGCCAGGTCTGGCTTTCCAGGCAGATCGATCGCAGCGGCAACGGCGAACCGCGGCTGAAATATCTGGGCGACAGCGACGCTCACATCGTGCGCGGCCTGATCGCGATCCTGCTCACGCTCTATTCCGGCCGCACGCCGCAGCACATCCTTTCAACCGATGCGCTCGCGGTATTCGACGAATTCGGATTTCGCGAGCACCTGACGCCGCAGCGTTCCAACGGCCTACGCTCCATGGTCGAGCGCATCCGCTCCGACGCGCGTGAGGCGCTTGCCGCGGCCTCGTAG
- a CDS encoding DUF5330 domain-containing protein codes for MFFLLRMAFWLGLVLVLLPREKTPESDKVPQIGASEAVSAATAAVSDMGQFCKRQPAACEVGGQAATALGQRAQEGARQLYKIITDKKPEPPAVPDKKPDHTSSIGTAGDAEAVIAAASPAEALTEDDMAIEWRLPRTPLASK; via the coding sequence ATGTTTTTTCTGCTTCGCATGGCATTCTGGCTCGGGCTCGTGCTCGTGCTGTTGCCCAGAGAAAAGACGCCTGAATCGGACAAGGTGCCGCAGATCGGCGCGTCCGAGGCCGTATCGGCTGCGACCGCCGCCGTCTCTGACATGGGCCAGTTCTGCAAGCGCCAGCCGGCGGCCTGCGAGGTCGGTGGCCAGGCCGCCACCGCGCTTGGCCAGCGCGCCCAGGAGGGCGCCCGCCAATTGTACAAGATCATCACCGACAAGAAGCCCGAGCCGCCCGCCGTCCCCGACAAGAAGCCCGACCATACCAGCTCGATCGGCACCGCCGGCGACGCCGAGGCCGTGATCGCGGCCGCTTCGCCCGCTGAAGCGCTGACGGAGGACGACATGGCGATCGAATGGCGGCTGCCGCGGACGCCGTTGGCTTCAAAATAA